From one Bacteroidales bacterium genomic stretch:
- a CDS encoding DUF2752 domain-containing protein, with translation MRVKQILRFTCQHLELLIWLAAVVILYSSSPENHHYTLCPLDNLGFSYCPGCGLGRSVTLALHGHIAQSLQMHPFGLIAIIVIFHRIAILSYSSIKFNHPKTQKL, from the coding sequence ATGCGCGTTAAACAAATACTGCGGTTCACCTGTCAACATCTCGAATTGTTGATCTGGTTGGCAGCTGTCGTCATTTTGTACTCTTCCTCACCCGAAAACCATCATTATACCCTTTGCCCTCTGGACAATCTTGGATTTTCATATTGTCCCGGATGTGGACTAGGAAGGTCGGTAACACTTGCATTACACGGCCACATTGCCCAATCACTTCAAATGCATCCTTTTGGCCTGATTGCGATCATCGTAATTTTTCACCGCATTGCTATATTGAGTTATTCTTCGATCAAATTTAATCATCCAAAAACACAAAAGTTATGA